One window from the genome of Eucalyptus grandis isolate ANBG69807.140 chromosome 7, ASM1654582v1, whole genome shotgun sequence encodes:
- the LOC120295350 gene encoding DNA-directed RNA polymerase V subunit 5A-like, with protein sequence MAAMAMDVNESGMAAAANGQGRPRCMSSYVDEGSVQSHRYYLAQRTLLEMLRDRGYAIPSSDIDVSLAEFRATHGQSPDIDRLRISNSLRSDPSKRVLVYFCNPGPVKVTSIRYISAQIANKDGLSGLILVLQGEMTNQALKALDVFPFKVQVFQITDLLVNITKHVLKPKHRVLTDQEKQRLLKKYSIQEKQLPRMLKTDAIARYYGLEKGQVVKVTYSGDITGTHVTYRCVW encoded by the coding sequence ATGGCCGCGATGGCGATGGACGTCAACGAGTCGGGAATGGCAGCGGCGGCGAACGGGCAGGGGCGGCCGCGGTGCATGAGCAGCTACGTCGACGAGGGCAGCGTCCAGAGCCACCGCTACTACCTGGCGCAGCGGACCCTCCTGGAGATGCTCCGGGACAGGGGCTACGCCATCCCCTCCTCCGACATCGACGTTTCCCTCGCCGAGTTCCGCGCCACCCACGGCCAGAGCCCCGACATCGACCGCCTCCGCATCTCCAACTCCCTCCGCTCCGACCCTTCCAAGCGAGTGTTGGTGTATTTTTGCAATCCTGGCCCTGTGAAAGTCACTAGTATCCGATATATAAGTGCACAAATTGCTAACAAAGATGGCTTGAGCGGATTGATATTGGTCTTGCAAGGTGAAATGACCAATCAAGCTCTTAAAGCACTggatgtttttccttttaaagtCCAAGTGTTCCAGATAACAGACTTGCTCGTCAATATAACCAAGCATGTCCTCAAGCCTAAACATCGTGTTCTGACTGACCAAGAAAAGCAAAGGCTTTTAAAGAAGTACAGCATACAGGAGAAGCAGCTTCCGAGGATGCTGAAGACTGATGCAATCGCAAGATACTATGGACTTGAGAAGGGTCAGGTGGTGAAAGTAACCTACAGTGGTGACATAACAGGCACGCATGTTACGTACCGCTGTGTCTGGTGA
- the LOC108961107 gene encoding NAC domain-containing protein 37-like, translating to MGAVIIPQNLPVGYKFHPTDEEFVDHYLTNRVLGIVEDPCIIPDVDICRWDPWELPQKFHGESIIRPDDRVQEWWFYCLQTPQQVKRSTPSGYWKKTGPDQNVKARDIKIGTKKTLVFHIRQGSKGVKTNWVIHEYHLLTKNLSRNYVLCRIKHKGDEKADNSTMELVYEASGLENLDSILHQPDHKDLFTEDLIQAKMMSLMEVSSLPQNRVQFALPDLLQQPQSALQSQNNRFPSNIHQFMNAENPFANFSSDNGWFTTSDEDEDAGVVFIADLSEEDVSEEDGDAGDMLIADVSEEDEYVRDVLNADLFDADFFDGDQMQTQYGQTSNQHSEHPVLMENRRTRTIDSFHGVVPLEEKKGLVENKFNGSLVTPEKPMEPPVCAASINYYEEPRFAKFKQETAAKSIKPKRVYLDETAAKAKNGQISEMENSKMRTFESLHGIVPFEQKEGFMQSKFNSSHVSSTKSIELLKEPKSPEIPESPRIYINEEPRLEKVKKQGIALRNVKTECVSLDEHAAKAKVLKYTEHSSASNSPRKTNSSKIEHAGENSNSVTASTRPSTESKKFNKSSPA from the exons ATGGGAGCTGTGATCATCCCACAGAATTTGCCCGTCGGATACAAATTCCATCCAACTGACGAGGAATTCGTCGATCATTACTTGACGAACCGAGTCTTAGGGATCGTAGAGGATCCCTGCATAATTCCAGATGTCGACATCTGCAGGTGGGATCCTTGGGAATTACCACAGAAGTTTCATG GTGAATCAATTATTCGCCCGGATGACAGAGTACAAGAGTGGTGGTTCTACTGTCTGCAAACACCCCAACAGGTTAAAAGATCGACTCCCTCTGGCTATTGGAAGAAGACTGGTCCAGACCAGAATGTCAAGGCCAGAGATATCAAAATCGGCACTAAGAAAACATTAGTTTTCCACATACGTCAGGGATCTAAAGGCGTCAAGACCAACTGGGTCATACATGAATATCATCTACTCACCAAAAAT TTGAGTAGAAACTATGTTCTGTGTCGCATAAAGCATAAAGGAGATGAGAAGGCTGATAATTCAACCATGGAATTAGTGTACGAAGCCAGTGGCCTAGAAAATTTGGATTCAATTCTTCATCAACCAGATCACAAGGACTTGTTTACTGAG GATTTGATCCAAGCAAAGATGATGTCACTGATGGAGGTCTCATCTCTGCCCCAGAACCGAGTTCAATTCGCTTTGCCTGACCTCCTGCAGCAGCCTCAGTCTGCACTGCAATCACAAAATAATAGATTCCCCTCCAACATACATCAGTTTATGAATGCCGAGAATCCTTTTGCGAACTTCTCATCGGACAATGGTTGGTTCACAACAAGTGACGAGGATGAAGATGCTGGTGTTGTGTTTATTGCAGATCTTTCTGAAGAGGATGTTTCTGAAGAGGATGGAGATGCTGGGGACATGCTAATTGCAGATGTTTCTGAAGAGGATGAATATGTTCGTGACGTGCTAAATGCAGATCTTTTTGATGCCGACTTCTTTGATGGAGACCAAATGCAAACACAG TATGGGCAAACATCTAACCAGCATAGTGAGCATCCTGTTCTAATGGAGAATCGGCGAACACGAACAATCGACTCGTTTCACGGTGTTGTTcctcttgaggaaaagaaaggcCTGGTGGAGAATAAGTTTAACGGCTCACTTGTCACCCCTGAGAAACCTATGGAGCCTCCTGTATGTGCTGCaagtataaattattatgaagaGCCAAGGTTTGCAAAGTTTAAGCAGGAAACTGCAGCCAAAAGTATCAAACCAAAACGCGTTTATTTGGATGAAACAGCAGCCAAAGCAAAG AATGGCCAAATATCTGAAATGGAGAATAGCAAAATGCGAACATTTGAGTCACTCCATGGTATTGTTCCTTTTGAGCAAAAGGAAGGTTTCATGCAGAGTAAATTCAACAGCTCACATGTTTCCTCCACCAAATCTATAGAGCTTCTGAAAGAGCCCAAGAGTCCAGAAATTCCCGAGTCTCCAAGAATTTATATCAATGAAGAACCAAGGCTCGAAAAGGTTAAGAAGCAGGGAATTGCATTGAGAAATGTTAAGACAGAATGTGTATCTCTGGATGAACATGCAGCTAAAGCGAAG GTACTAAAATACACAGAGCACAGTTCAGCCAGTAATTCACCGAGGAAGACAAACAGCAGCAAGATTGAACATGCTGGAGAGAATTCAAATTCTGTGACTGCATCGACCAGACCATCCACCGAGAgcaaaaagttcaacaaatcCTCCCCTGCGTAA